The Quercus robur chromosome 7, dhQueRobu3.1, whole genome shotgun sequence genome has a segment encoding these proteins:
- the LOC126691020 gene encoding uncharacterized protein LOC126691020, with product METRVGGERAKELIDRLPFDGEIHTDSMGYAGGLWVLWNSDRVEVSSLANIEQEIHIMVKVRFSNASWLFSTVYASPRNVERQVLWNNLMEVAGLHNLPWVIAGDFNEPLLDDDKFGGRAVSVNRSLLFKECPDKCSMLDIGFSGPRFTWTNKREVQALIQERINRFFVNPSWCLLYPEARVTHLTRSHSDHCPVLLEMLPRVNGAKKRPFRFQTCWLLDATFPSIVSQAWEGGNGLADALDLFSRKAAVWNKFHFGSIFTRKKNLMARINGIQRVVANNPSNFLLNLEKDLLKELDLVLNQEEELWALKSRVNWMIQGDRNTAFYHVSTLVRRKRNQILAIKNPWGIGFMRRMRLRMSLQVVLKGFFQRLCFRLLELILLFLNGNSDSQRRKRRLLVGVQLKKRLKVPCGL from the coding sequence ATGGAGACTCGGGTTGGGGGAGAAAGAGCTAAGGAGCTGATTGACAGGCTTCCGTTTGATGGAGAAATTCATACGGACTCCATGGGATATGCTGGTGGCTTATGGGTGTTGTGGAACTCTGATAGGGTGGAGGTGTCTTCTCTCGCCAACATTGAGCAGGAAATACATATTATGGTTAAGGTACGATTTTCTAATGCTTCCTGGCTTTTTTCTACTGTGTATGCTAGTCCTAGGAATGTTGAGAGGCAAGTGTTGTGGAATAACCTTATGGAAGTGGCTGGTCTTCATAATTTGCCGTGGGTTATAGCaggggattttaatgaacctCTGTTAGATGATGATAAGTTTGGTGGCAGAGCAGTTAGTGTTAATAGGTCATTATTATTTAAGGAGTGTCCAGATAAATGCAGTATGCTAGATATTGGTTTCTCCGGGCCTCGGTTCACCTGGACAAACAAAAGGGAAGTTCAAGCTCTTATCCAAGAAAGAATTAATAGATTCTTTGTTAATCCTAGCTGGTGCTTGTTGTACCCAGAGGCAAGAGTCACTCATCTTACTAGAAGCCATTCTGATCATTGCCCTGTGTTGTTGGAGATGTTGCCTAGGGTTAATGGTGCTAAAAAGCGACCTTTTAGGTTTCAGACTTGTTGGCTGCTAGATGCTACTTTTCCAAGCATTGTCTCTCAAGCTTGGGAAGGTGGGAATGGGTTAGCTGATGCCTTAGATTTGTTTTCAAGGAAAGCTGCTGTTTGGAACAAATTTCACTTTGGCAGTATTTTTACTAGGAAGAAGAATTTGATGGCTCGGATAAATGGCATTCAGCGGGTTGTTGCCAATAACCCTTCTAATTTCCTGCTTAATTTGGAGAAAGATCTTTTAAAGGAGTTGGATTTAGTGCTGAACCAGGAAGAGGAACTCTGGGCTTTAAAGTCGAGAGTTAATTGGATGATTCAGGGTGATCGTAATACGGCTTTTTATCATGTTTCGACTTTAGTCAGAAGGAAAAGGAACCAGATTTTGGCTATTAAAAATCCATGGGGGATTGGATTTATGAGGAGGATGAGATTAAGAATGTCATTACAAGTGGTTTTGAAGGGATTTTTTCAACGTCTCTGCTTTCGGCTCCTAGAGCTGATCCTCCTATTTCTCAATGGCAACTCAGACTCACAGAGGAGGAAAAGGAGGCTATTAGTGGGGGTGCAACTGAAGAAGAGATTAAAAGTGCCTTGTGGTCTTTAA